Sequence from the Erinaceus europaeus unplaced genomic scaffold, mEriEur2.1 scaffold_1178, whole genome shotgun sequence genome:
agagggagagagagaggagagagggagagaaaggagagagagaagagagagggggatagagagagaagagagagagaggagagagggagagagagagaggagagaggagagagggagagggagagagggagagagagaggagagagggagagagagagaggagagagggagagagagaggagagagggagagagagaggagagagggagagagagagagggagagagagaggagagagggagagagagaggaagagagataggagagatagagggggagagagagaggagagagggagagagagagggagagagagaggagagagggagagaaaggagagagagaagagagagggggatagagagagaagagagagagagaggagagagggagagagagagaggagagaggagagagggagagggagagagggagagagagaggagagagggagagagagagaggagagagggagagagagaggagagagagaggagagagggagagagagggagagagagaggagagagagagggaggagagagagaaggtttttatttttatttatttatttgacaagcTCTCTGCACGGAAGTCATTCTGTTCAGGTTTAAATGTCTAGTTAGCAGCATGACCCCCACGTCCCCTGAAAGGGGTGGAGAACAGCCTCCTACCAGCCACCCCAACAGCCACTGCAAGACCATGACCGCAGAGACCCCCTCCCCGAATTAGAGTCCAGGAGGGGGAGGCCTCTGCCTGGACTCTGTCTCCATGTCGCGGCCGGTGTCCAGCCCTGCAGCCGCGAGGGCATCCGCGGTGGACACTGACCTCGTTCCAAGAGCTGGAGGTCAGACACGGAAGCCGAGGAGGTGGGGCTGGGGTCCCGCGGGGCCTGGAAACCGATGTCTCCTATGTGCAGTGTGGCCGCCACCATGGCCAGCAGGCTGTCCACCTCCTGCAggttcagagacagacagactcagCTGGAAAAGGTCCAGACAGACAGCTCCGGACAGACAGCTCCAGGGATCTGGAAGGATCCAGCCAGGGGTGCTGGGGCCCGGCAGGTGTCAGaccgggtgctgggtgctgggggctggggagacggctGGTGGACAGCGGAGATGGTCTGAGGTGAGAACTGCACCCCAGTGCCAACAACAGGCTCCTAAAACAGCCttcaagaaaaaaaggggggagctggggctggtgcACCCGGTCAAGGGCTCACGTTACggggcacagggacccaggctgaGCTCAGAGCCTCTGGGGTTAGGGGCCAGGGCCTTGCAATGCAGGCATCCCGCCTCAGCCCTGCAGTCAGAGCCCCTCTCTGAGCCCTGGGCAGGGAGCCGGGTCTGCCCCAACACCTGGCAGGTGTGCTAGGCCCCTACGCCCCACCTCCCCCTTGGAGCCCACCTGGagacttctgcccatttttggagtaTTTGCCCCACGGGGCAAGTACCCTGGGGCATCTGTTCATGAGGGTGAAGGAGCGGGAGAGCGGCTTTGGGGGGGTCCTCAAGACTGAGGTCCTCAAAGTGACTCACCAGGCTGCTGAAGCCCACGGCATTCAAGGCCTCCTTCAACAGCGCCAGCTTCTCCCTGTTGACAGCAAGCTCCTCCGTGGAGAGGTCTTCCCGGGGGGCCTGGCCGCAGAGCCTGTGAGGACAGAAGGTGCAAGGCGGCCTGCTTTGTGGGGACctaggggtgggggatggggtccCCAAGGCTCGGCCTGATGGTGCAGGGTGGAATAGAGAGAAGTGAAACTgcaggggtggagagggagagtgtTGTTTTTGataggttatgttgttttcgctgggctggcttcacgggcgggtaacagaccaccagggactcatggttgagctgtaggcagtatctctttattcatgcaggacgcagcgcaatctaagccgagctgagctaaactaaaggtaaagtactgtaaaactcacaatgctgtctttatatatacttgccaagtaaggtggaaacaggatgtgacatagagagggtggagagaaaagtgactggtgaaaatcagagtgtgacaaagagtgggcagattaggcgagaatcctatcactgaaccacaaatgccctggagggagggtggaacttgttaacagtgattatgtaaatagaatgaagtggttatgtaaatagaatagtgttaagcaggggggatttaaaccaaatgaaacagaaggggtctcatgcataccaacaggagagGGTGAGGCTATGGCCCCTGTGCTGCGGGATTTTCAGGGCCCTGCGCACAAAGAGGACCCCCGTGTGCCTGACACAGCAGCAGGCCTGCCCAATGGACGGCCTTGGGGAGGCGGCTGAGCACAGAGCAGCGCCCCCGCCGGCCCTCCATGGCATCCTTTCACATTTAAGGCGATTTTTACAGCAAGTTCTCAGGTGGAGAAGCTCAGCCAGCTGCCACGGCCCTGAGGTGCCGTGGAGAGAGAGTCACCACCACCGTCACCAGGCAGCCTGTCAGGAAACGTCAGGAAGCCACAGGCACAGGACATTCCAGTGGGACAAGGTCAGGGGTGAGCCCCCACCCCAAGCTTCAGGGAGTGTCGATCTGAAACATGGATTTcaccatcacctccccagacaataacatggatcaacgtgcatgtcagatttcaggctcaggggaaagaaaggaaaaaaaaaaaaaagactagtgtagccacaggccctttggaatatgactaaaatatacctactagctatctacagaatggaggaccccacaactcttcatc
This genomic interval carries:
- the LOC132536562 gene encoding unconventional myosin-XVI-like, coding for MTRGQLCGQAPREDLSTEELAVNREKLALLKEALNAVGFSSLEVDSLLAMVAATLHIGDIGFQAPRDPSPTSSASVSDLQLLER